TGTTAATCCAACTTTGCACTTTAAGCCTTTCCacttgttatatatatatatatatatatatatatatgagtgctgtaaaaaaataaaaatatattcgtTATTACAAAAATTATCGAATCACACCTTGTTTTGAGGTGTTCGAATGATATTTAGTCATTCTTTATATATCCATTTTTCacatattaattaatgaaaatatatgaattcAATGCATTCTCTATttcatatacaatattttactaCGCACTTCTTgtccttttttcttttgcacTCTTACTTCAATGTCTTTACATCgatatattaatcaaaacaatCTAGCtagaataatttatatgataaaagTTGTGGAAATATAGAGAAATTGATAACTAACTTACCATCTCTCTATCTGTAACGACCCTTTTGGTCGTTTCGAGGTCTAAAGCCTtgtgtttcataaaataattttcaatggGTTCTAATTGggtttggactattcataatataattatgaaattaggggggtagttttaataattaagttagttggtggttaaaggaaataataataaaataaataagggGTCACTTTTACCCCATTATATTATTAAGGTATACAATTAGGGTGATAACTGATCCgtagaaaggagaaaaaaatgataggaaGGGGAGCCGCACGATTGTCAAAAACGGATTGAAGAAGCAATTCAAGTAGAAACGTTTCTCCTTCGGCTTTCAATATTAGGGTGCAATAATAGGGATAGATTATTATATGGTATGTTTTAAGAAGAAAGATGTGATGATTGGTCAAATTATAAGcaaaaacaattaatatttgaaGATTAGGATGCTGGAACGGTCGCCtatgttatatattatatagatgTGGAATTAGACGGTGAATTCTGTACAGATTAGGTGCAATTATTCTTGTTAGTTGTGGAAAAAGGGGAATgtgtgtttctttctatttttggaTAGACTCAATGCCatgtaattcttttatattgtttgggatattgatttctttcAATTGAAGTAATGATTGGCTAATCATTAACTAATGTCATGATGAATGCATTTCTGCAGTATATGGTTGCCATTGGTTTCCGCAACCAGTGGCTTAATTTTAAGTTACTATTCACCATCATCATATAAGTAGAGTTTTAGTATATTgtgataggtaattaaatatttgtagtATTGAATTACTTAAATTTCATTGAAATTATGCTAATTGAAAGAACTAAGGCTTATCCTTAGGTTTAAACTTTAAGAAAGTGATTATAGGATTAGGTGAATTGATGGGTATAGACTAGATACAGAATAATCGGAATGTTTATGGCCTTGTGAACATACACCTTGTGTGATATATACTTGATAAATTGGAAGGGTTCGGaagcaataaggaaaggaaaagtgttggagaagtagttgcttgactCGGTTCTTCAGGGGagataggttatggtttatttctatgtgatagataaactctaaatagcgactgatatgtattgagtgatattgtaaagtttcctatgtacttgattgtgtggttgtatgttttgattgtgtggtttgtggttgacataaaaattatgagagtgttgaatttctaatcctGAACCATCTCTAATAAAATAACGCCTTGAAAAAAGAAGGcttgctgaaataaaataatgagataattggatcggagtgtcacgttctgacacggtattatgggatcggagtgttatGCTCCTacacggtattatgggatcggagtgtcacgttccgacacaataacacTAAAGGCAAAgaatcttgaagtaacttaatatacttaatctcaagGAACCTATTTTCTAAATGgatatggtgtggaggcatgagtcctcataggtgtgcttgatgttgtgattgatggtgtacctattatggtgttgttgtcaatggttcatgtgctTGTTgtttgccacctgttaagtattgtagttgatcttatattattatttaatgtatattgatttctattttgagttggccgatgatacctactcagtacgtgttccttgtactgatcCTTACTTGtatcttcttcttgttcttttgtagagtgcagcaagtgtaccatcgacttcgactcgccctcagctctagtcagtctccagcacatcagagttcagggtgagctatcagagtttagggtgagctattatttctagctcgtgctgtagtctctcattcacgttctgatgtctttgaatttcagACATGGatcatctttttacttattttgttttcttaaatactcttagacttggtaatttgaggatagatgttcttgatgtgatgacttccagattttggggataataagtgttaactttagaagcttatttaattggttacattaataagttttggatcttccgcattatttttgtcATTCATAGTTGAACGATTGGTAagtgttggggtttagatttgttggttcgctcacctagtaggttaagtgtgggtgtcactcacgactcgttttgggtcgtgacactatcATTCTTGCAAGCCGTTAAGACCTTCAAAATCCAACCACATAGATAGAAATTAACCGTAAATCTATGGAAGGAAGCAAATCAAATAGATTGTTTGAGTGTGTcgataagaaaaagaagaaaaaatacataaagcCAAACAAAAATCAACAATGAATAGAGATATTGACAATTAAAAAGTACAACAAACATATTATCAGAGTAACGATTAATtgcaacaaataaatttttacaaACGAATAGTCTATACAAAAGAGATGCAACTACAAACACgtcaaataactaaatagatTGCCTAAAAAGGAAGGGGTGAAAGAGTTGGAGGAACttataaagagaaaaaactcttgaaaatttgattattttttctcttaactTTTGAACTTTTATAATATGATGCAACTTTAGAGAAGCTCTTAGAAGACAAATACAATTGAagttaatatgaaaatatataatacttgtaactgataagaaattaaatatattattaattaagatttaatgaaatttattaaataagattgagtatgattagttttttaaataattaataaagaaaaatctgaaaaaagaagatgtaaaaatgattaaaggtatagaaatttatataaatgacatattaagttgtttaaaaaattgaagcaatattattaattacaagaaattaattaatatatttttaataatgttatatgACTAATCTCATCCTTAAAGggcataaaattttaatttttgataggTATTTTGGTAAATCTAActttgtacaaaaaaaaaaagctttctcatttttaatataatatgatatatattataagataaatttaattaatttaccaaGTATATAATTCATTGTTAGTTTGCGCTAATTATAACagaaagaaaattgaaagttcAACGATCGCAAGCTTCCATTGTAAGTATTTTTTGAAGCAAATACTTAGCATCTAATATAATGTTATGAATGTAATTCATCTAAAGAATTGTATAACTTTACCCGGTAGGAGTAAAGGAGGTACACTTAAATGATCATTTTAACTGTTACAAAACTTTTGATTTCCTTTTGTCATTTAATTACAAATGTTCATTGTATCTTAGATGAATTCATGTCATAGATGgtaaattctttctttttagaatattaattttttattataatcaatATGTAGTGTTTAATAGAAAATacaatagtttttatttataaataatgtacatttacatttttgtttaaaaatattatgatattataaggacatttttgtaattcaacttttgaagTAGAGGCTAcccacttataatataatatgatatgatatatatatgattacaCATGAACAAGAAAAATGGACTATGTTACACTGAGAACTAACATCATATTCAAAGTTATGTAGCTACTATCATCATATATCTATATGTTTACattaatataatatgtataaaCTGACAAAACTGGCATATTCTGCATAGCTCACAACACCTTCACCACTTACAGCTCCTccccaaaagaaaaagaagaaaacaatctTGGCTGTTTTCTCCTTAACTTTCCTTTGACGTACGATTACCTTGCATGGAGAAGCACTCGAAGCACACTCTTCATCTTTGGCCGGCCTTCTGGTGATACACTGACACAAGCTAGAGCCAATTTGAGGACTGCTAACATCTGGCTCCTAACGTTGAGCGATGCCTTAGAAATGCTAGAATCCAGAATGTGATCCCACTTGCTGTGCTTCTCAGAGTTGCTCAGCACTGACTTGGCTAACTCGGTTCCCTGACTAACTGCAGGCCTTCCTGTCAACAATTCCAGCAGAACGACCCCAAAGCTATATACATTTCCAGCCATTGTGACTCTCATTGTGTATGCATATTCTGTAACACAAAAAGGAAATGCATTACTAAATATATGCTCAACTTGAGGCTTCTCATGTTACATTTTAATCCACCCCTCCCCCTCGAAGCTATACTGACAGACTGTTTCACTTTAGATATCGAAAGACAGTTCAACACCGTTTATAATGAAGTCTTAAGTTTGAAAACAACAATAACTATATGAAGATTAAACACAAAAAGATGAGTTAAAAGCATGGTACGGCGGTTAGGACAGGAAACGTTACATTACCAATAAGGAGTACAAATCAATGTTGAGGGATCTTAAAATTTAACCATTAACCAAGTTATAGTTCATTACCTGGAGGAATATAACCGACAGAACCAGCAACAGCAGAAAAGCTGCCTGTGCTCTTCGAAGGATCCATCACCTTGTAGAGTTCAATGTCTCCTATCTGAGCCTCATTCTGGGACTTCAAGAGAATGCTCTTGCTGGAAAGGTCGAGGAGGAGGATTGGACCCTTGTCACATCCATGAAGAAAAGCTAAACCCTGAGCTACTCCAATAGCTATGCTGTAGCGACTTGCCCAATCTAACGAGTAGCCCAAGCTACCACGAAGAACATCATATAACGAGCCAATGGGGGCAAATTCGTAGAAGAGGTAAGCACTATCAGCAGCCAAAAGATAGCCTAGTGGAATCATGACATTCGAATTATTCAGCTTTCCAATATTTCTTAACTCTTCCCCAAATAGTTCATGGCTTCCCAActgaaatattttgtcactCCAATTAAGCTTCTTGACAAAATAGGTTGTACCCGACGGCATAACAGCTTTATAGTAGGTTGAAAATCTTGTCTTGAACACAACATTTGAGGGCTCAGACACTGCTACCATGGCCTTTGTGAAGTCTATATTTGACTTGTGAATGCTGTTTGCAGTTAAAACCTTTCCCTGAACGACAGGGGATTGAGAAATTTGTACTCCTGAGTGAAAATGTTCATCATTGATCCTGTAATATCTTCTAGAGATTGAAATAGCAATCACCACGAAAATGGCAATTGTTGCTACACCTGCAATTGGGACAACAACTGCAACAACTattgattttctcttttttgcaGCAGCTTGTGGTGGAGCAACTGGTGAAGGATAGATCAGAACCCCATTTCCATCTGTATCAACAATGACAAAACTTCCAAACTTTGGAACAACTCCAGACAGTTGATTGTTTGAAAGCACCAACCTAGTCAAGCCTTTCATTCCGGCCAGGTACTCTGGAATCTGACCCGAGAACCTGTTGTAAGAGAGATCCAAAACTTCCAATGAAGTCAATCTAGAAAAACTACTTGGTATAGGTCCTTGAAAAAGATTGTGACTCAGATTCAAAGCAATCTGTAAACTCAATGGCATATCAGGAATAGGCCCACTGAGTTGGTTCCCTCCAAGTTGGAGTTCTAACAGCACATTTAAGTTACTAATGTCAACCGGAATTCGACCGCTTAGTTTATTCCCCTGCAAATTCAAGTTTGTGAGACTTCTCAAACTTGATAATGAACTTGGTATGGAACCAGTCAACGAATTCGAGCTGAAATTGAGTTTCTGCAATCTGTTCAACTGTGAGATATTACTTGGGATTTCTCCAACTAGGTTATTGGATTGAAGACTCAGTACCTGAAGATTAGACATATCACCCAACTCAACAGGAATTACACCACTCAGCTTATTCTGAGCTAAGTTCAAAAGGGCCAACTTTTGGCACTTCCCCAATTCAGAAGGAATTGGTCCAGTTAACTGGTTGTTGTCCAGTTCCAAGTAGGTCAAACTTTGAAGGCTTTCAAAAGAAGCAGATGGAAATGACCCATTCAAAGCATTTTGCCCCAATCTCAACCTGATCAGATTTATCGACATGTTTGAAGGAACAGGTCCCTCTAACTTATTGGAAGTGAGATCAACAAACTGCAAGTTCATTGGGAATAAGAGGTCCTGAGGAATTGTACCATTTAATGTGTTAAAACTGAGGTCCAAATTCCTCAGGTATGTGGTTATACCAAAGGGTATATTTCCAACAAAATAATTCTGATTCGCAGCAAAACGCGTCAGCGTTGTGATATTCCTAAGGGATTGTGGGATGGTGCCACTCAATTTATTGGCTGACAAGATCAAGACTTgcaatttggaaagttcacctATTCTATCAGGTATTACACCAGATAGTTTGTTTAGAGAAAGGTCAATCAAAGTTAAGTTGCCAAAGTTCACAATTTGAGTGGGGAATTCACCTTGAAAAGCATTTGCAGAAAGATGAAGCTCCTCCAGAAGATTAAATTTTCCAAGACTGGTTGGAACTGAACCATTAAACCTGTTAGAGCTAAGGTTCAAACTCTTGAGTGAATTCAATCCATTCAACTGCAAGTCAACTTTTCCCTTCAAGCTATTATAAGAAAAGTCTAAAGACTCCAACTTTCCAAAACCAGTGAAAGTAGGCAAAAAACCCTCCAATCTATTCCCACTAAAGTTCAACAATTTCAACCCACTAATTCCCCCACAAACAGTGATGAACTCATTTGGGATAGAGCTCAAAAAGTTCAGGGAAACATCAAGAGACTCCAAAGTAccaatttgacaaataaaaggCAAGAATTCAGAGCTAGAAATAGAGAACAATGAAAAGGTAACTTTGGTAAGGGAAGAATTATCAGAATTACATGAAACCCCTTTCCAAGAACATGGGGTTGAAGCTTTATCAGTTCCATTCCATACAAAAGAATCACCAGTATCATTCTGAAACAGATCATAGACACTTCTCATGACATTAATTTGATTTGTGGGCAATTGGGAAAACACAATTTGAAGAGAAAAAGACAAGAATATAGTAATAACTATATGGGGAGCATACCTTaaggtcattttttatttgtttttggctTTGACAGTCAGAAAGCTGAAAACTTCAAGAAAATGATAAGGGGTTTCAAGAAAATCTATGTACAAGACTTGCATATACTCTCTGAGCTCAGGTGAAATAAGGGGAGGGAACAAAGGAACAAATGTTGTATTTCATATGCatagagaaattaaaaaaatgaagaaaaaggaGTTGAGCACTTGGTTGTGGTGGTAGGGGGTGGGTGTGGGGTTGagtgagggggggggggggggttgactggactttactattttttgtatgaaaaataaaaaagtagacTAGACTAGTGAGGTTGTGTGTGGATGTACCACCAAAGAATGTGACGGAGAGAGactgtttctttttttaattagagattttgagtttgagttACGAATATGTAGATTAATGACGTTGTGTGTGAATGTGATGCAGtgagattgttttttttattagaatttttaAGTTCGAGTAATGAATATATAGACTAGTGACGTTGTGCATGCGGGTATACCACCAGTGATGCAgagagattattatttttttaatcagaGTTTTTAAATTCGAATCATGAACATATAGACTAATAAAATAAGGTTGCGCCTGTGAGTGtaccatcaagaaaatataatagactaagattttattttttctaaaacataattttaaattcgGATCATAAATATGTAAAGTtcttaatagaaaatattttctctcgAATAAAATCCTACATAATACTAATTTAAAACAGttaaacttttataaaatatcGAACAccagattaaaagaaaaaatatgaggtgtatgggggagggggagggggaggggatGGTAACAACCTTAATTTTTGTTGTCTTTTTTTCTTAGTGGacagaattttttaattttaaaaaaggacTGAATAGGTGCATAAGAGAAAAATTATAGTCACACTAATGAGTGTCCACATTCCTTTGTATATTccctctattttaatttattcgtttaattttaatttgattaataatttaagaaataagaaaaaaaattcatatttttaattaaatatattgtaaGTATTCATAATACTTTTCAATAGTATaat
The DNA window shown above is from Solanum lycopersicum chromosome 11, SLM_r2.1 and carries:
- the LOC101264781 gene encoding leucine-rich repeat receptor-like tyrosine-protein kinase PXC3 — its product is MTLRYAPHIVITIFLSFSLQIVFSQLPTNQINVMRSVYDLFQNDTGDSFVWNGTDKASTPCSWKGVSCNSDNSSLTKVTFSLFSISSSEFLPFICQIGTLESLDVSLNFLSSIPNEFITVCGGISGLKLLNFSGNRLEGFLPTFTGFGKLESLDFSYNSLKGKVDLQLNGLNSLKSLNLSSNRFNGSVPTSLGKFNLLEELHLSANAFQGEFPTQIVNFGNLTLIDLSLNKLSGVIPDRIGELSKLQVLILSANKLSGTIPQSLRNITTLTRFAANQNYFVGNIPFGITTYLRNLDLSFNTLNGTIPQDLLFPMNLQFVDLTSNKLEGPVPSNMSINLIRLRLGQNALNGSFPSASFESLQSLTYLELDNNQLTGPIPSELGKCQKLALLNLAQNKLSGVIPVELGDMSNLQVLSLQSNNLVGEIPSNISQLNRLQKLNFSSNSLTGSIPSSLSSLRSLTNLNLQGNKLSGRIPVDISNLNVLLELQLGGNQLSGPIPDMPLSLQIALNLSHNLFQGPIPSSFSRLTSLEVLDLSYNRFSGQIPEYLAGMKGLTRLVLSNNQLSGVVPKFGSFVIVDTDGNGVLIYPSPVAPPQAAAKKRKSIVVAVVVPIAGVATIAIFVVIAISISRRYYRINDEHFHSGVQISQSPVVQGKVLTANSIHKSNIDFTKAMVAVSEPSNVVFKTRFSTYYKAVMPSGTTYFVKKLNWSDKIFQLGSHELFGEELRNIGKLNNSNVMIPLGYLLAADSAYLFYEFAPIGSLYDVLRGSLGYSLDWASRYSIAIGVAQGLAFLHGCDKGPILLLDLSSKSILLKSQNEAQIGDIELYKVMDPSKSTGSFSAVAGSVGYIPPEYAYTMRVTMAGNVYSFGVVLLELLTGRPAVSQGTELAKSVLSNSEKHSKWDHILDSSISKASLNVRSQMLAVLKLALACVSVSPEGRPKMKSVLRVLLHAR